Within Paenibacillus albicereus, the genomic segment CAGCTCGGAGATCATCCTTCGCAAGATTCTGCTCCGTGCGCAAGAGCTGTGCCGGTCGGGGTATGCCTTCGCGTGGATACCGGACCCGATCCTCAAGCTGTTCCGCGGCGAGCTTGACGTCGCCTCGTACCTCAAGCTCGACGAGGCGCTCGTACAGACGGCCTTCGCGGCATGGACGGAGGAGGAGGACAAGCTGCTGTCCCAGCTGTGCGGCAGGTTCCTACATCGCCGATTGTACAAGTATATAACCTTCGAAAAAGAGCACGAATCAGAAGCGCAGCTATGCTTCGAGGAATTGGCAGCCGCCGGGATGGACCCGGGCTATGAGCTTGAAATTGATTTCCCGTACGATCTTCCTTATCATGTGTATCGTTCGGCCGCCGAGGGCTTGACCGAGGGCGGGAGAGGCAAGCCGCCGATCCTGCTCCTCGAGCCGAGCGGAGCGGTGACTGAAATCTCGCGGCGCTCCGATGTCGTTCCCTCGATTACAGGCATGCACCGAGGCCAATACCGCCTTTACTATGATGAAGAAGCGGCCGGACGGATCCGGCGGAAGCTGAAGCCGCGCACTCTGGCCCGGCTGGGCTTGGAGCCGAGCGGCGACGCATGAAAGGAGTCGAACCATGAAAGGAATCATCGACACGCACACCCATATGGACTCGCCTAAATTCGACAACGACCGTGCCGAAGCGATCCAGCGCGCGCGGGAAGCCGGCGTAGAGCTGATGTTCAATGTCGGCTTCAATCGGGAAACGATCCCGACGACGCTGAAGCTTGCCGAAACGCATCCGTTCATCTACGCCATCGTCGGCTGGCATCCGACCGATACGGTGGATCTGCGCGAGGGAGACCTGGCTTGGATCGAATCGCTGATGAGCCATCCGAAGGTCGCCGCGATCGGCGAGATCGGTCTGGATTATTACTGGGATACTTCTCCCAAGGAAGTCCAGCAGCAGGCGTTCCGCGACCAGATCGCCATCGCCAAGCGCTGCCGCAAGCCGATCGTCATCCATAACCGCGACGCCCACGAGGATGTCGTCCGCAT encodes:
- a CDS encoding TatD family hydrolase, with the protein product MKGIIDTHTHMDSPKFDNDRAEAIQRAREAGVELMFNVGFNRETIPTTLKLAETHPFIYAIVGWHPTDTVDLREGDLAWIESLMSHPKVAAIGEIGLDYYWDTSPKEVQQQAFRDQIAIAKRCRKPIVIHNRDAHEDVVRILREEKADEVGGIMHCFSGSWETAKKCLDMNFYISFGGPVTFKNARVPKEVLAQVPLDRLLLETDSPYLAPHPHRGKRNESSFVTLVAETAAEIKGKSVEEIVSITSANARKCFQIS